Within Sorangiineae bacterium MSr11367, the genomic segment AATGTCTCGTCGATGGACCTTCGCGATAGATCCGCGAGACGCGCGCGGCGTGCCCGATAACCGGGATCGGTTGGCGGCGGTGCCGCATCGGCCTGCTCGAAGAGCTCTTGATCGCCGAAGCAGGTCCGCTCGGCGGGATCGCTCTTGTTGTACGCGATCAAGTCGGCCAGCGTACGCGGGCCACCTCGCCGCGTGGCAAGGTAGGCGTTGATGTCCCGTTTGAACTCCGTGAGCAGGGCAGGGAGCTCGTCGGCCGCGAGCTCCGCTTGATACGGAGGCACGACTTCGATGACCGTCGCCCCCTGGGTGCGCAACGTCGCGGCGGTGGTCCGCACGATCCGCTCCACGTCGGGGCCGAGCTCGGGCAAGTTCCACATGCCGATGCGTGCTCCGCGAAGCGCACGCGGATCCAGCGCGCGCGCATAATCGGTCGGCTGGTTCGGCGGGACATTCGCCGTGGCTGCATCCGCAGGATCGCGCGCCTGGAGCACGGAGAGCGCAATGGCCACGTCGACGACGTGCCGCGCGATGGGGCCCGTCGTATCTTGCTCGCTCGAAATGGGGATTACGCCCGTACGGCTCACGAGCCCCAAGCTCGGCTTGTGCCCCACGACACCGTTCATGCCTGCGGGACAAACCACCGAGCCATCGGTCTCGCTGCCGATGGCCACTTGCGTGAGCGAGGCCGCCACCGCGGCCGCGGAGCCCGCCGACGACCCGCACGGGTTGCGATCGAGCACGTGCGGATTGTTCGTCTGCCCACCCACACCGGACCATCCCGAGGTCGGCTTGATGGATCGGAAGTTCGCCCACTCGGACAGGTTCGCCTTGCCGAGAATCACCGCCCCCGCCGCACGCAGCCGCTGCACGAGGAACGCATCGCCGGCGGCCGCCCCCTGGAGCATCGCCCGCGATCCGGCCGTCGCAGGCATCGCCGCGGTGTCGACGTTGTCCTTGAGCAGCACCGG encodes:
- a CDS encoding amidase is translated as MRTIRRLASFALMALLVSVSVEANDDTTESIGGLSLDRATIPDLTRGMRAGELTSTELTSVYLRRIARVDGKVNSVLAVNPQALAEAAASDARYRAGTPLGPMDGIPVLLKDNVDTAAMPATAGSRAMLQGAAAGDAFLVQRLRAAGAVILGKANLSEWANFRSIKPTSGWSGVGGQTNNPHVLDRNPCGSSAGSAAAVAASLTQVAIGSETDGSVVCPAGMNGVVGHKPSLGLVSRTGVIPISSEQDTTGPIARHVVDVAIALSVLQARDPADAATANVPPNQPTDYARALDPRALRGARIGMWNLPELGPDVERIVRTTAATLRTQGATVIEVVPPYQAELAADELPALLTEFKRDINAYLATRRGGPRTLADLIAYNKSDPAERTCFGDQELFEQADAAPPPTDPGYRARRARLADLSRRSIDETLAQFRLDAILAPTNPPAWTTDCARGDNDIIPSSTPAAIAGYPHTTVPAGFVGPLPVGVSIFANRWADARVLSLAAAVERVTRARRAPHYLPTWSLGSSEPLLRARFQTHKE